Proteins encoded within one genomic window of Naumovozyma dairenensis CBS 421 chromosome 6, complete genome:
- the NUC1 gene encoding ribonuclease (similar to Saccharomyces cerevisiae NUC1 (YJL208C); ancestral locus Anc_1.126), whose protein sequence is MSVRGILGGLVGLGTGSGLTYLLINKSTKTTKVNETLAPYNGADKALLSKVKINPKDFFAYGFPGPIHDLHDRGEFISCYNRQTRNPYWVLEHITPESLDMRNGDRKNSFFKEDESIPELFRAQLKDYFRSGFDRGHQAPAADAKYSQEAMDGTFYLTNMSPQVGEGFNRDYWSHFEYFCRGLTKRYGSVRIMTGPLYLPKKDPIDGKFKVTYEMIGNPPNIAVPTHFFKLIIAEKPLSDPKMDGISVAAFVMPNEKISNETKLLDFHIPVNALERSTGLELLRNYPENKKRALCKEVNCQLIVRDFSKANNNYKKNKALPSSTSFKK, encoded by the coding sequence ATGAGTGTACGAGGAATATTAGGTGGATTGGTAGGCCTTGGTACTGGGTCAGGATTGACATATcttttaattaataaatctactaaaacaacaaaagtCAATGAAACGTTGGCACCATACAATGGAGCAGATAAAGCATTATTGAGTAAGGTTAAAATTAACCCCAAAGATTTTTTTGCCTATGGATTTCCAGGCCCAATTCATGATTTACATGATCGTGGAGAATTCATATCATGTTACAATAGACAAACAAGAAATCCATACTGGGTTCTTGAACATATAACACCTGAATCTCTTGATATGAGAAATGGTGACAGGAAAAACTCGttttttaaagaagatgaaagtaTTCCTGAATTGTTTAGGGCTCAATTGAAGGATTACTTCAGATCTGGGTTTGATAGAGGCCATCAAGCTCCTGCAGCAGATGCCAAATATTCACAAGAAGCCATGGATGGTACTTTCTATTTAACTAACATGAGTCCTCAAGTGGGTGAAGGATTCAATAGGGATTATTGGTCacattttgaatatttttgtaGAGGTCTTACCAAAAGATACGGAAGTGTCAGAATCATGACAGGACCATTGTATTTACCAAAGAAGGACCCTATTGatggaaaatttaaagTTACATATGAAATGATAGGTAATCCACCGAATATTGCTGTTCCTACCCATTTTTTCAAACTTATAATAGCAGAGAAGCCTTTATCAGATCCAAAAATGGATGGTATTTCTGTAGCCGCGTTCGTTATGCCCAATGAAAAAATCTCTAATGAAACTAAACTACTAGATTTTCACATTCCTGTTAATGCCTTGGAAAGAAGTACAGGTTTGGAATTATTACGTAACTATCCtgaaaataagaaaagagCTCTATGTAAGGAAGTCAATTGTCAACTTATTGTTAgagatttttcaaaagccaataataattacaaaaagaataaagCCCTTCCATCCTCGActtcttttaaaaaatag
- the CBP1 gene encoding Cbp1p (similar to Saccharomyces cerevisiae CBP1 (YJL209W); ancestral locus Anc_1.125): protein MFCYVRCNSSNISKSWSTTSILRIATIKKSYLTSSQIYQSLKDKLTATIVNNEPLTPHIKKDFQKYWKLLPQQFSKQNNHDNETILNQIDMTTFMNFINKSKGISSTARGIYRREIIYLIKQNLTLVFQLIGLLSRQDESQATYLESSPSLSSPTDILHWCLNDSVRTADVVMAADLYLLFYKIYPHEKIYPTYQSRLINALSFDNPLYDHIHLIKYLELHKLWADKHLQYTPTPLQTSILSNKAISLRNSPSLSKTTLELLLDTHFLPNDQLRDDQIVIAYQLIDENYKLNNASGVFSNWLKIKDHYISITKHDPRIIYKIIKISTQNIIYRTICKEILWQLSPQYYCNNPLLLPAIIDYATEVNSLSLTKEIMNNINLHTKPENYQVVWFTKRCLSSLLKMHLKFNDSDGVDRVLRQINEKFGKHSQENYQAIISHLLQSQDIQNFAKAMNLVNKFPPETALLSYGTIINRLINWETKSNGNIDTNNSNANILNPMASINELLLKAHKYDPKHLNSLWNIIAALYFKRLLKLTFSVENQSKENDAINTTSLDIAKYIYVNCTQNSYPWSEIDSNPFSNPYPHKVKLKITNSNKFVILRNIAMTAIEQVRQDIFLWCCAELYKNGMSVKELKIHWNIMLKHSLRKIEFKDKKHVTDQLKSKEVKFIKHLLK from the coding sequence ATGTTTTGCTATGTAAGATGCAATAGTAGTAACATTTCAAAGAGCTGGTCAACCACATCTATTTTGAGAATAGCCACTATAAAGAAGAGTTACTTAACGAGCTCTCAAATATACCAATCATTGAAAGATAAATTGACAGCCACAATTGTCAATAATGAACCACTGACTCCACATATAAAGAAGGATTTTCAAAAGTACTGGAAGCTTCTCCCGCAACAGTTCtctaaacaaaataatcatgataatgaaactaTATTGAACCAAATTGATATGACCACTTTCATGAATTTTATAAACAAATCTAAAGGAATATCTTCTACTGCTCGAGGTATTTATAGAAgagaaataatatatctGATTAAACAGAACCTAACATTGGTATTCCAACTCATTGGTTTATTATCGCGGCAAGATGAAAGTCAAGCTACGTATTTGGaatcatcaccatcattatcatctcCAACTGATATATTACATTGGTGTTTAAATGATTCAGTAAGAACTGCAGATGTCGTAATGGCAGCTGATTTATATCTGctattttacaaaatatatcCACATGAAAAGATATATCCGACATACCAATCAAGATTAATTAATGCCCTTTCATTCGATAACCCTTTATATGATCATATTCATCTCATCAAGTACTTAGAATTACACAAACTATGGGCTGATAAACATTTACAATATACTCCTACTCCATTACAAACTTCCATTCTATCCAATAAGGCAATATCATTAAGGAATTCACCTTCCTTATCTAAAACAACTTTAGAACTTTTACTAGATACACATTTTTTACCCAATGATCAACTAAGAGATGATCAAATTGTAATTGcatatcaattaattgatgaaaactataaattaaataacGCCAGTGGGGTTTTCTCTAATTGGCTTAAAATCAAAGATCATTATATTTCCATTACAAAACATGATCCACGGATTATTTATAAGATCATTAAAATATCCACacaaaatatcatttataGAACCATTTGTAAGGAAATTTTATGGCAATTATCCCCACAATACTATTGTAATAacccattattattacctgCCATTATAGACTATGCCACTGAAGtcaattctttatcattaacTAAGGAAAtcatgaataatattaatctTCATACAAAACCAGAAAATTATCAAGTCGTATGGTTTACCAAAAGATGTCTTTCATCTCTTCTAAAGATGCATttaaaatttaatgattcagATGGTGTAGATCGGGTATTAAGacaaattaatgaaaaatttggcAAACATTCAcaagaaaattatcaagCCATCATTTCTCATTTACTTCAAAGTCAAGATATACAAAATTTTGCAAAAGCTATGAACCTTGTAAATAAATTCCCCCCAGAAACAGCTTTGTTATCCTATGgaacaattattaatagACTAATCAATTGGGAAACGAAATCTAATGGTAATATCGATACTAATAACAGTAATGCTAACATCTTAAACCCCATGGCTTCAATCAATGAACTATTATTAAAAGCACATAAGTACGACCCTAAacatttaaattcattatggAACATCATAGCAGCATTATACTTCAAGAGACTGCTTAAATTAACCTTTTCAGTAGAGAACCAATCGAAAGAGAACGATGCCATTAATACAACATCTTTAGATATTGCAAAATATATCTACGTTAATTGTACACAAAATTCATATCCTTGGTCAGAGATTGATAGTAACCCATTTTCAAACCCATATCCCCATAAAGTAAAGTtgaaaattacaaatagtaataaatttgtAATATTAAGGAATATTGCCATGACCGCTATCGAACAAGTAAGACAAGATATATTCCTTTGGTGTTGTGCGGAGTTATATAAAAATGGTATGTCCGTTAAGGAATTAAAAATCCATTGGAACATTATGTTGAAGCATTCCTtgagaaaaattgaatttaaagataagAAACATGTTACCGATcaattaaaatcaaaagaagttaaatttattaaacatTTGTTGAAATAA